In Burkholderiales bacterium, the following are encoded in one genomic region:
- a CDS encoding ABC transporter substrate-binding protein produces MSTLPERIVCLTEEPTEVLYALGEQRRIVGISGFTVRPPRARQEKPKISAFTSAKVDRILALQPDLAIGFSDIQADIAAALVKAGVEVWIANHRSVPQILGYVLRLGAMVGVADRAQRYVDTLRSHLDAVRRAATALPRRPKVYFEEWDSPAISAIRWVSELIDIAGGDDIFPQRAAARLARARIVADTDEIVRAAPDIVIGSWCGKKFRAGQVAARPGFAAIPAVRDGELHEIKSPLILQPGPAALTDGLDALHAIITRWAERHA; encoded by the coding sequence ATGAGCACCCTGCCCGAGCGCATCGTCTGCCTGACCGAGGAACCCACCGAGGTGCTGTACGCGCTCGGCGAGCAGCGGCGCATCGTCGGCATCTCGGGCTTCACCGTGCGGCCACCGCGGGCGCGGCAGGAAAAACCCAAGATCAGTGCATTCACCAGCGCCAAGGTCGACAGGATCCTCGCGCTGCAGCCCGACCTGGCGATCGGCTTCTCCGACATCCAGGCCGACATCGCGGCCGCGCTGGTGAAGGCCGGCGTCGAGGTGTGGATCGCCAACCACCGCTCGGTGCCGCAGATCCTCGGCTATGTGCTGCGGCTCGGTGCGATGGTCGGTGTCGCCGATCGTGCACAACGGTATGTGGACACGCTGCGTTCGCACCTCGATGCGGTGCGCCGGGCCGCGACCGCGCTGCCGCGCCGGCCGAAGGTGTACTTCGAGGAGTGGGATTCACCCGCGATCAGCGCGATCCGCTGGGTCAGCGAGCTGATCGACATCGCCGGCGGCGACGACATCTTCCCGCAGCGCGCCGCCGCGCGCCTGGCCCGCGCACGCATCGTCGCCGACACCGACGAGATCGTGCGCGCCGCGCCCGACATCGTCATCGGCTCGTGGTGCGGCAAGAAGTTCAGGGCCGGGCAGGTGGCGGCGCGGCCCGGCTTCGCCGCGATACCCGCGGTGCGCGACGGCGAACTGCACGAGATCAAGTCGCCGCTGATCCTGCAGCCCGGGCCCGCTGCACTGACCGACGGGCTCGACGCGCTGCATGCGATCATCACGCGCTGGGCCGAACGGCACGCCTGA
- a CDS encoding amidohydrolase, which produces MNAPLPLPALDEIREHENEMVALRRQIHANPELAYEEHATADLVAERLQRWGYEVHRGLGGTGVVGTLRVGNSPRHVGLRADMDALPIAETSNKPWASKVFGKMHACGHDGHTAMLLAAARHLAATRRFDGHLHLVFQPAEEGQAGAKRMLDDGFLKLFPCEAMFGMHNMPGLPEGRFSIVPGPALASSDTCLITVRGKGGHGAMPHVAVDPVVAASSIVMALQTVVSRNVPPLEMGVVTVGAFLAGDAPNVIPGEAKLRLTVRAYKPAVRDLLQQRITEIANTQAAVYGASAEVEYQRRYPMLYNHPQQSAFCQRVVTDWLGAEGLLANAEPVTGSEDFAFFLEQVPGCYVFIGNGVGSEGGCMVHNPGYDFNDRVLPTGASYWVRIAETYLDRQAT; this is translated from the coding sequence ATGAACGCACCGCTGCCGCTGCCCGCGCTCGACGAGATCCGCGAGCACGAAAACGAGATGGTGGCGCTGCGGCGCCAGATCCACGCCAACCCCGAGCTGGCCTACGAAGAGCACGCCACCGCCGACCTGGTGGCCGAGCGGCTGCAGCGCTGGGGCTACGAGGTGCACCGCGGCCTCGGCGGCACCGGCGTGGTCGGCACGCTGCGCGTGGGCAACTCGCCGCGCCACGTGGGCCTGCGCGCCGACATGGACGCGCTGCCGATCGCCGAGACCAGCAACAAGCCGTGGGCGAGCAAGGTGTTCGGCAAGATGCACGCCTGCGGCCACGACGGCCACACCGCGATGCTGCTGGCCGCGGCGCGCCACCTGGCCGCGACGCGCCGCTTCGACGGCCACCTGCACCTGGTGTTCCAGCCCGCCGAGGAAGGCCAGGCCGGCGCCAAGCGCATGCTCGACGACGGCTTCCTGAAGCTGTTCCCATGCGAGGCGATGTTCGGCATGCACAACATGCCGGGCCTGCCCGAGGGGCGGTTCTCGATCGTGCCCGGCCCGGCGCTGGCCAGCTCCGACACCTGCCTGATCACCGTGCGCGGCAAGGGCGGCCACGGCGCGATGCCGCACGTGGCGGTGGACCCGGTGGTGGCCGCGTCGAGCATCGTGATGGCGCTGCAGACTGTCGTCTCGCGCAACGTGCCACCGCTGGAAATGGGCGTGGTCACCGTCGGCGCCTTCCTGGCCGGCGACGCGCCGAACGTGATCCCCGGCGAGGCCAAGCTCAGGCTCACGGTGCGCGCGTACAAGCCCGCGGTGCGCGACCTGCTGCAGCAGCGTATCACCGAGATCGCGAACACGCAGGCCGCGGTGTACGGCGCCAGCGCCGAGGTGGAATACCAGCGCCGCTACCCGATGCTGTACAACCATCCGCAGCAGAGCGCGTTCTGCCAGCGCGTGGTCACCGACTGGCTCGGTGCCGAAGGCCTGCTCGCCAACGCCGAACCGGTGACCGGAAGCGAAGACTTCGCGTTCTTCCTCGAGCAGGTGCCGGGCTGCTACGTCTTCATCGGCAACGGCGTCGGCAGCGAGGGTGGCTGCATGGTGCACAACCCGGGGTACGATTTCAACGACCGTGTGCTGCCCACCGGCGCGAGCTACTGGGTACGCATCGCCGAGACCTACCTCGATCGCCAGGCTACCTGA
- a CDS encoding 5-methyltetrahydropteroyltriglutamate--homocysteine S-methyltransferase, which yields MPAKPPFRADQVGSLLRPAELAALRARCKRGELSAAALREAEDRAIVDAVRRQEQIGLQAVTDGEFRRDWWHLDFLSQLDGVTVKANEGEKFKVAGQEQPPIATVTGRVGCPAPIMVDDFAFLKAHTARTPKMTIPSPSMLHLRGGRAAIDAAVYPELDAFWSDVAAAYRLAIAQLAAAGCRYLQLDDITFAYLCDPRIQDNCRRNGDDPSTLPRRYADTINAALRDRPADMAVTIHTCRGNFKSAWVAEGGYDPVVEAMFSADVDGYFMEFDSARAGGFEPLRRLPRGKKVVLGLVTTKVGALESKDDLKRRIDEAAHCVPLENLCLSPQCGFSSTHHGNALSVDDQWRKLERVVEVAGEVWG from the coding sequence ATGCCAGCCAAACCTCCGTTTCGTGCCGATCAGGTCGGCAGCCTGCTGCGTCCGGCCGAGCTCGCCGCGCTGCGGGCGCGCTGCAAGCGTGGCGAGCTGAGCGCCGCCGCGCTGCGCGAGGCCGAAGATCGTGCGATCGTCGACGCGGTGCGGCGCCAGGAACAGATTGGCCTGCAGGCGGTGACCGACGGCGAGTTTCGCCGCGACTGGTGGCACCTGGATTTCCTGTCGCAGCTCGACGGCGTGACCGTCAAGGCCAACGAAGGCGAGAAGTTCAAGGTGGCGGGCCAGGAGCAGCCGCCGATCGCCACGGTGACCGGCCGCGTCGGCTGTCCGGCGCCGATCATGGTCGACGACTTCGCGTTCCTGAAGGCGCACACCGCGCGCACGCCGAAGATGACGATCCCGTCGCCGTCGATGCTGCACCTGCGCGGCGGCCGCGCGGCGATCGATGCCGCGGTGTACCCGGAGCTCGACGCGTTCTGGTCCGACGTCGCCGCGGCCTATCGCCTGGCGATCGCGCAGCTGGCTGCGGCCGGCTGCCGTTACCTGCAGCTCGACGACATCACGTTCGCCTACCTGTGCGACCCGCGCATCCAGGACAACTGCCGCCGCAACGGTGACGACCCGTCGACGCTGCCACGGCGCTATGCCGACACCATCAACGCCGCGCTGCGCGACCGGCCGGCCGACATGGCGGTGACGATCCACACCTGCCGCGGCAACTTCAAGAGCGCCTGGGTCGCCGAGGGCGGCTACGACCCGGTGGTCGAGGCGATGTTCTCGGCCGACGTCGACGGCTACTTCATGGAGTTCGACAGCGCGCGCGCCGGTGGTTTCGAGCCGCTGCGCCGGTTGCCGCGCGGCAAGAAGGTGGTGCTCGGCCTGGTGACCACCAAGGTCGGTGCACTGGAGAGCAAGGACGACCTCAAGCGCCGCATCGACGAGGCTGCGCATTGCGTGCCGCTGGAGAACCTGTGCCTGTCGCCGCAATGCGGCTTCTCGAGCACGCACCACGGCAACGCGCTGTCGGTCGATGACCAGTGGCGCAAGCTCGAGCGCGTGGTCGAGGTGGCCGGCGAGGTGTGGGGTTGA